The Paenibacillus sp. FSL R7-0204 genome includes a region encoding these proteins:
- a CDS encoding VanZ family protein, with amino-acid sequence MFQTYLFPISYAFMAFPVAALFFTLPFLIVQYRRHGYINKIRALVLYLLLLYLLNAFFLVLLPLPDSRHNAAPSGSMLQFVPLQFIQDILHNTPITRSDPSSYLNVLTGADFLLAAFNVLLTVPFGMFLGYYFRTRWVVCIILSFALSLLFEITQITGIYGFFDHPYRIFDVDDMITNTLGGIAGFKISLWISGLLPRIEKLDSQEDLSAKKVTYTRRALAFLLDSILLLAVTILLNLLSLSISLWAVSMVYFLSIPLFTGGRTFGKWVVRIQLRSEDGGSVRPLGVWARYGLLYGVLGGMNSLMPDSSFFVSIGTALAALVKIVILLADLAFFIHLVLRLIKRDRPLLYEELSRTRNVISWPKRHQAAASETVDNTTNNE; translated from the coding sequence ATGTTCCAGACTTATCTATTTCCGATTTCCTATGCATTCATGGCCTTTCCGGTTGCGGCACTATTCTTCACCTTACCGTTCCTGATTGTGCAATACCGACGGCACGGCTATATCAATAAAATCCGGGCCTTGGTGCTGTATCTGCTGCTGCTGTACCTGCTTAACGCATTCTTCCTGGTCCTTCTGCCTTTGCCTGATTCCAGGCATAATGCAGCCCCCTCCGGAAGTATGCTCCAGTTCGTGCCGCTACAATTCATCCAGGATATTCTGCACAATACGCCAATTACGCGCAGCGACCCTTCCAGCTACCTTAATGTGCTGACCGGAGCGGATTTTCTGCTGGCAGCCTTCAATGTACTGCTGACCGTACCCTTCGGTATGTTCCTGGGCTACTACTTCCGCACGCGCTGGGTGGTATGCATTATTCTGTCCTTTGCGCTGTCGCTGTTGTTCGAGATTACACAGATTACCGGCATTTACGGGTTCTTCGACCATCCCTACCGGATCTTCGATGTCGATGATATGATCACGAATACGCTGGGCGGCATTGCCGGCTTCAAGATATCCCTATGGATCTCCGGCCTGCTTCCGAGGATTGAGAAGCTAGACAGCCAAGAGGACCTTTCTGCCAAAAAAGTAACCTACACCCGCCGCGCCCTTGCTTTCCTGCTGGATTCCATCCTACTGCTCGCGGTGACCATTCTCCTCAATCTGCTCTCGCTGAGTATTTCGTTGTGGGCAGTTAGTATGGTGTATTTCCTGAGCATTCCTCTGTTCACAGGCGGACGCACCTTCGGCAAATGGGTTGTGCGTATCCAGCTAAGGAGTGAAGACGGCGGTTCGGTCCGGCCCTTGGGGGTATGGGCACGATATGGATTACTCTATGGCGTCTTAGGCGGAATGAATTCCCTGATGCCTGACTCTTCCTTCTTCGTCTCCATCGGCACAGCCCTGGCTGCTCTTGTGAAAATAGTCATCCTCTTGGCAGATTTGGCCTTCTTCATCCATCTGGTGCTGCGGCTGATTAAGCGTGACCGTCCGCTCCTCTACGAGGAGCTTAGCAGAACCCGCAATGTAATCAGCTGGCCTAAGCGGCATCAGGCAGCGGCAAGCGAGACCGTGGACAACACGACAAACAATGAATAG
- a CDS encoding amidase family protein, translating into MSNNDFSRISPALNEQEWLIEADITSIQEKMTQGSLTSKVLVGWYLERINRLDGLLRSVLEVNPEALAIAARLDQERRDQGSRGLLHGIPVLVKDNIGTADQLHTSAGALALAECIAADDAELITRLRTAGAVILGKANMTEWANFMSPAMWAGYSSRGGLVLNPYGPGELFIGGSSSGSAAAVAANLVTVAVGTETSGSIISPAAHNSMVGLKPTWGLVSNKGVIPGISSQDSAGPMTRTVKDAALLLNVLAGSADSSSSAALDYSAGLELHALAGKRIGIPRFYYKDLDNEALDMMESAIAALRELGAEIIDPVELPCQDAEWKATILQYEFKPGLNRYLGGLPESAPVHSLHELIDFNQQHSEQALKYGQGTLEWLNTSGDDITEQEYLEELHSSRSLAGSQGIDYALEHYGLDVLLFPGDHGCEVAARAGYPLITVPAGYTYSGIVAPGGYLTKGPQGITFCASAHSEAMLLGIAYSYEQATKHRRPPVL; encoded by the coding sequence ATGAGTAATAACGACTTTTCGCGTATATCCCCTGCTCTAAATGAGCAAGAGTGGTTAATAGAAGCAGACATCACCAGCATTCAAGAGAAAATGACACAAGGAAGCCTAACCTCCAAGGTGCTGGTGGGCTGGTATTTGGAAAGGATCAACCGGTTGGACGGTCTGCTCCGCTCCGTACTGGAGGTGAATCCAGAGGCTCTTGCGATTGCCGCGAGGCTCGACCAGGAACGAAGGGATCAGGGCAGCCGGGGACTGCTGCACGGTATTCCGGTCCTGGTCAAAGATAACATCGGTACAGCAGATCAGCTGCACACCAGTGCAGGAGCCCTGGCGCTTGCAGAGTGTATAGCAGCAGATGATGCTGAGCTTATCACACGGCTAAGGACAGCCGGGGCAGTGATTCTGGGCAAAGCCAATATGACCGAATGGGCCAACTTCATGTCGCCCGCGATGTGGGCCGGATACAGCTCGCGCGGTGGGCTTGTACTGAACCCTTACGGACCCGGAGAGCTGTTCATTGGCGGCTCCAGCTCGGGAAGTGCGGCTGCGGTTGCCGCTAACCTTGTCACCGTCGCCGTGGGCACGGAGACCTCCGGCTCCATCATCAGCCCGGCAGCCCATAACTCCATGGTCGGCCTGAAGCCTACCTGGGGACTGGTCAGCAACAAGGGCGTTATACCGGGAATCAGCAGCCAGGACAGCGCCGGTCCGATGACCAGAACGGTCAAGGACGCTGCACTCCTGCTTAATGTATTAGCCGGGAGCGCTGACTCTTCTTCCTCTGCTGCACTGGATTATTCGGCAGGTCTGGAGCTTCATGCACTGGCAGGCAAGCGGATCGGAATTCCGCGATTCTATTATAAGGATCTGGATAATGAAGCCTTGGATATGATGGAATCTGCCATAGCGGCCCTGAGAGAGCTGGGGGCAGAAATCATTGACCCCGTAGAGCTCCCCTGTCAGGATGCGGAATGGAAGGCTACGATTCTGCAATATGAATTCAAGCCAGGGTTGAACCGCTATCTGGGAGGCCTGCCGGAATCCGCTCCTGTGCATTCTCTGCACGAGCTGATAGATTTCAATCAACAGCATAGCGAACAGGCACTGAAATACGGCCAGGGAACACTGGAATGGCTTAACACCTCCGGGGATGATATTACAGAGCAGGAATACCTTGAGGAGCTGCATTCTTCCCGTTCACTGGCCGGTAGTCAGGGAATCGATTATGCCCTGGAGCATTACGGTCTGGATGTGCTCCTGTTCCCCGGAGATCACGGATGTGAAGTAGCGGCGAGAGCGGGTTATCCGCTGATTACAGTTCCTGCCGGCTACACCTACTCGGGTATTGTTGCACCAGGCGGCTATCTTACCAAGGGTCCGCAAGGTATCACCTTCTGTGCATCAGCACATAGTGAAGCTATGCTGCTAGGGATTGCATATAGTTACGAGCAGGCCACGAAGCACCGGCGACCGCCGGTGCTGTAG
- a CDS encoding sigma-70 family RNA polymerase sigma factor, whose protein sequence is MTMSGAEMKRVTAAVPLEETDFVKAVMEHSDQLYHIAYSYLGNRNDALEALQETTCRAWIKRRTLKDPSAFKTWLIRILIYVCIDEQRRRKRAVPTAAENMQEPVLQTSTDSMEMQWALSQVKVKYRHVLLLKYYNDLTLAEIAVLLGKPEGTVKTWQHKGLKQLREIMKNRGEWNEQ, encoded by the coding sequence ATGACGATGTCCGGGGCAGAGATGAAGCGGGTCACTGCCGCTGTGCCGCTTGAAGAGACGGATTTTGTCAAAGCGGTGATGGAGCATAGCGACCAGCTATACCATATTGCTTACAGTTATCTGGGCAACCGCAATGACGCACTGGAAGCGCTCCAGGAGACCACCTGCCGGGCCTGGATAAAGCGGCGAACCCTGAAGGACCCCAGCGCGTTCAAAACCTGGCTGATCCGAATATTAATCTATGTCTGCATAGACGAGCAGCGCAGAAGAAAGAGGGCAGTCCCTACAGCCGCAGAGAATATGCAGGAGCCGGTCTTGCAGACCAGTACGGATTCCATGGAAATGCAGTGGGCGCTCTCGCAGGTGAAGGTGAAATACCGCCATGTGCTGCTGCTCAAATATTATAATGATCTGACCCTGGCCGAGATCGCAGTCCTGCTGGGCAAGCCGGAGGGAACCGTCAAAACCTGGCAGCACAAGGGCCTGAAGCAGCTTAGGGAAATTATGAAGAACCGGGGTGAATGGAATGAACAGTAG
- a CDS encoding DUF4179 domain-containing protein produces the protein MNSSREEQAMLSDALRIREEVRVDCGGNEIRGAVQAGIERGRRKSWQGRLTKGSFLGLAAAAIAAVILFFIPVIHDAAPRAAGPAGEVNWGGLEMFKRLYEFDSEAPTLDTAIRHGYIQEINQSAASGDYRMTLNAVTADENKIIFLYTANVAEGQEIYGISSARIKNLATGYDLDSGGQIGANAETNGYDDYRIFYGRGVIYLDRSKPFPEQVEANFLIASMNEGKMKDLGKSKGVNVADVHYSPRLRISFKLDPKFKQQQTVIVQPEEDFMLEGVQVMLEQVELSPLMTRTIVKIKNESEVTWQNRQKIFGAAYGEKIQSITKYGTTEIGMSSGSGTYEGFEWYSGSNMLDKPESMRMIMKAGTGKNTREINLPILP, from the coding sequence ATGAACAGTAGCAGAGAAGAACAGGCGATGCTGTCTGATGCTCTACGTATCCGTGAGGAGGTACGGGTGGACTGCGGGGGCAATGAGATTAGAGGGGCGGTGCAGGCGGGAATCGAGCGCGGACGCCGGAAGAGCTGGCAAGGCAGACTCACCAAAGGCTCCTTCCTCGGATTAGCCGCAGCCGCGATTGCTGCAGTGATTCTGTTCTTCATCCCAGTCATTCATGATGCAGCACCTCGCGCTGCCGGACCTGCCGGTGAAGTGAATTGGGGCGGGCTGGAAATGTTCAAGCGGCTCTATGAATTCGATTCAGAAGCGCCTACACTGGATACGGCGATTAGGCACGGCTACATTCAGGAGATTAATCAGAGCGCAGCCAGCGGGGATTACCGGATGACCTTGAATGCGGTAACGGCGGATGAGAACAAAATCATCTTTTTATATACAGCTAATGTTGCGGAAGGACAGGAGATTTATGGGATTAGCAGCGCGAGAATCAAGAATCTGGCAACCGGATACGATCTCGACAGCGGCGGTCAGATTGGCGCTAATGCTGAGACAAACGGTTACGACGATTATCGCATTTTCTATGGCCGGGGCGTCATCTATCTGGACCGGAGCAAACCATTCCCGGAGCAGGTTGAAGCCAATTTCCTGATTGCCTCGATGAATGAAGGTAAAATGAAAGATCTGGGGAAGAGCAAGGGTGTAAATGTAGCCGATGTGCATTATTCCCCTAGACTCAGGATCAGCTTCAAGCTGGACCCGAAATTCAAACAGCAGCAGACGGTCATTGTCCAGCCGGAGGAGGATTTCATGCTGGAGGGCGTTCAAGTGATGCTGGAGCAGGTTGAGCTCTCCCCCTTGATGACCCGCACTATAGTCAAAATTAAAAACGAGTCTGAGGTTACATGGCAGAACCGGCAAAAGATATTTGGCGCTGCATACGGGGAAAAAATTCAATCGATTACGAAGTATGGGACCACCGAGATAGGGATGTCCTCAGGATCAGGCACTTACGAGGGCTTTGAATGGTACTCTGGCAGCAATATGCTCGATAAGCCTGAATCGATGCGTATGATCATGAAGGCAGGGACGGGCAAGAATACCAGGGAGATTAACTTGCCCATTCTGCCATGA
- a CDS encoding citrate synthase/methylcitrate synthase: protein MAKVTGLEGVVAGETAIGLVDGEKGYLVYRGHWAKELAVSKSYEEVAYLLWNGHLPNAEELAQLKAQMAAERAIPEYLSKMLDLYPASVPLMLVLQSAVAALGDEENATWPPTLKQAVRLTAMLPAIIAYRYRSLQGLPPLKSLPELGHAANYLYLLTGKLPEEAHVKALSAYMILCMEHGMNASTFAGRVVLSTESDLCAAVAGSIGAMKGPLHGGAPYEVISMLEEIGTKERAEPWLRGKLEAGEKLMGFGHRIYKTKDPRAEALQIATLTMIGKDAYFDLALHVEATAVALLEEYKPGRRLFTNVEFYAAAILKALKLAPEIFTPTFTAGRIVGWTAHLLEQSAHNRIFRPQSTYIGPMPESETL, encoded by the coding sequence ATGGCTAAAGTAACGGGATTAGAAGGCGTAGTTGCCGGAGAAACAGCAATTGGATTGGTAGATGGAGAGAAAGGGTATCTGGTGTACCGTGGACACTGGGCGAAGGAGCTTGCGGTGAGCAAAAGCTATGAAGAAGTCGCTTATTTGCTCTGGAACGGACACCTGCCTAATGCGGAGGAGCTGGCGCAGCTCAAGGCGCAAATGGCAGCGGAGAGAGCGATTCCTGAATATCTCTCCAAGATGCTTGATCTGTATCCGGCTTCTGTACCGCTGATGCTGGTATTACAAAGTGCAGTGGCTGCGCTTGGGGATGAGGAGAACGCTACCTGGCCGCCCACGCTGAAGCAGGCCGTGCGGCTGACGGCAATGCTTCCGGCGATCATAGCTTACAGGTACCGCAGCCTTCAGGGATTGCCGCCGCTGAAATCGCTTCCTGAGCTCGGCCATGCCGCGAATTATCTGTATCTGCTCACAGGCAAGCTGCCTGAAGAGGCTCATGTGAAGGCGCTTAGCGCCTATATGATCCTTTGCATGGAGCATGGCATGAATGCCTCGACCTTCGCCGGACGGGTGGTGCTGTCCACGGAATCGGATCTATGTGCGGCTGTAGCCGGATCAATCGGGGCCATGAAGGGTCCGCTGCATGGCGGCGCGCCGTATGAAGTGATATCGATGCTGGAGGAGATCGGGACGAAGGAACGCGCAGAGCCTTGGCTGAGAGGGAAGCTTGAGGCCGGGGAGAAGCTGATGGGCTTCGGGCACCGGATCTACAAGACCAAGGACCCGCGGGCTGAAGCGCTGCAGATTGCGACTCTTACGATGATCGGCAAGGACGCCTACTTTGATCTTGCGCTTCATGTGGAGGCTACAGCGGTTGCGTTGCTGGAGGAATACAAGCCGGGCCGCCGCCTGTTCACCAATGTAGAGTTCTATGCTGCGGCTATTCTGAAGGCGCTGAAGCTGGCGCCGGAGATCTTCACGCCTACGTTCACAGCGGGAAGAATTGTCGGCTGGACGGCCCATCTGCTGGAGCAGTCAGCCCATAACCGGATTTTCCGGCCACAATCTACTTATATCGGACCTATGCCTGAATCAGAGACGCTCTGA
- a CDS encoding aminopeptidase — protein MKDFEQMLEKYAELVVKVGVNVQPGQVLMVHAPLETAELTRLIVGKAYDAGAKYVLVDWDDEAVTRIRYERAPEESFGYYPQWHADMLEGFAEEGGAILHIKVPDPELFRGIDSAKVSTAVKAAAVARKKYQAYTRNSRISWSLIKAPTRAWADKVFADLPEEERIDAMWEAVFQMNRVNSEDPVAAWRSHIGELKQSQDRMNAKRYKSLHYRAPGTDLRVELPEGHLWRGGGGENARGVYFVANMPTEEIYTMPHRTGVNGTVKSTLPLNLNGRLVDGITVTFTDGKVTAYDAESGREHLTSLLDTDEGASYLGEVALVPYDSPISRLNRVFYNTGIDENASCHFALGSAYPVNIEGGTSMTSEELLSRGANVSLTHVDFMVGSDALDIDGELADGTIEPVFRKGNWLL, from the coding sequence ATGAAGGATTTTGAGCAGATGCTGGAGAAATACGCAGAGCTGGTAGTCAAGGTCGGTGTGAATGTGCAGCCGGGACAAGTGCTGATGGTTCACGCCCCGCTGGAGACAGCGGAGCTTACCCGGCTGATTGTAGGCAAGGCCTATGACGCCGGAGCGAAATACGTGCTTGTAGACTGGGACGATGAAGCGGTCACACGCATCCGTTACGAGAGGGCTCCTGAGGAATCGTTCGGGTATTATCCGCAGTGGCATGCCGATATGCTGGAGGGATTCGCTGAAGAAGGCGGGGCTATATTACATATAAAGGTGCCGGACCCGGAATTATTCCGCGGGATCGATTCGGCCAAGGTCTCTACTGCCGTTAAGGCGGCTGCGGTTGCGCGCAAGAAATACCAGGCCTACACCCGCAACAGCAGAATCAGCTGGTCGCTGATCAAGGCGCCGACACGTGCCTGGGCGGACAAGGTGTTCGCAGATCTGCCGGAGGAAGAGCGGATCGATGCAATGTGGGAAGCGGTGTTCCAGATGAACCGTGTGAACAGCGAAGACCCGGTGGCTGCCTGGCGGAGTCATATCGGCGAGCTGAAGCAGAGCCAGGACCGCATGAATGCCAAGCGCTACAAAAGCTTGCACTACCGCGCTCCGGGCACGGATCTGCGTGTCGAGCTGCCGGAAGGCCATTTATGGCGCGGCGGCGGCGGAGAGAACGCGCGTGGCGTCTATTTTGTAGCCAATATGCCTACAGAAGAGATCTACACGATGCCCCACCGCACCGGCGTGAATGGCACCGTCAAAAGTACGCTTCCGCTGAACCTGAACGGGCGGCTCGTCGATGGAATTACCGTTACCTTCACAGACGGCAAGGTTACCGCCTATGACGCTGAATCCGGCCGTGAGCACCTGACCTCACTGCTGGATACGGATGAAGGTGCCTCCTATCTAGGAGAAGTGGCGCTGGTGCCGTATGATTCGCCGATCTCCCGGCTGAACAGAGTGTTCTACAACACCGGAATTGACGAGAATGCTTCCTGTCATTTCGCGCTGGGCAGCGCCTATCCGGTGAATATTGAAGGGGGCACCTCCATGACCAGCGAGGAACTGTTATCCAGAGGAGCTAACGTCAGCCTCACGCATGTCGATTTCATGGTAGGCTCCGATGCGCTAGATATTGACGGAGAACTGGCTGACGGCACGATTGAGCCGGTGTTCCGTAAGGGAAATTGGTTACTCTAG
- the fabF gene encoding beta-ketoacyl-ACP synthase II, whose product MERVVITGMGVISPLGNTVDQFWSRLTAGESGITPIESFDTTHFKTKIAGSVQAFDPDARFGRKEARRMDRFSQFALAAAEEAWTHSGLRLEELDRERLGVYVGSGVGGIQTLMDQGELLRSRGPERVSPTLIPMLISNMAAAMISIKLGAQGPTLSPVTACSIGNTAIGEAFRLIRYGGADVIIAGGAEAAVTEIALASFGNATALSTRNGEPQGASRPFDQNRDGFVIAEGGAIVILESLSHALRRDAVIYGEVTGYGASSDAYHMVATHPEGVGAYQAMKLALSEAGITPGEVDVISAHATSTIVGDRSETLAIKKLFGDQAYRIPVTANKSMTGHALGAAGGLEAIALLLSLQEGLIPPTINLEQQGEACDLDYVPNVARQADLKIGISNSFGFGGHNAVIVLRKYEA is encoded by the coding sequence ATGGAACGTGTCGTGATTACAGGAATGGGTGTCATCTCCCCGCTCGGCAATACTGTGGACCAGTTCTGGAGCCGCCTTACAGCAGGAGAATCGGGGATTACGCCGATTGAATCTTTTGATACCACCCATTTCAAAACCAAGATCGCCGGCTCGGTGCAGGCCTTCGACCCGGATGCCAGATTCGGCCGCAAGGAGGCCCGGCGGATGGACCGGTTCAGCCAGTTCGCGCTTGCCGCCGCAGAGGAGGCCTGGACACACTCCGGTCTCCGGCTGGAAGAGCTGGACCGGGAACGGCTGGGCGTCTATGTAGGCTCCGGCGTTGGCGGTATCCAGACGTTGATGGACCAGGGCGAGCTGCTTCGTTCCCGGGGGCCGGAGCGGGTAAGCCCTACCCTTATCCCGATGCTGATCTCCAATATGGCGGCAGCGATGATCAGCATCAAGCTCGGGGCACAGGGGCCTACACTCTCGCCGGTGACTGCCTGTTCCATCGGGAACACGGCCATTGGCGAAGCCTTCCGCCTGATCCGTTACGGCGGGGCCGATGTGATCATCGCCGGAGGGGCGGAAGCGGCGGTGACCGAGATTGCCCTGGCCAGCTTCGGCAATGCGACCGCCTTGTCTACCCGGAACGGGGAGCCGCAAGGGGCGAGCCGGCCTTTTGACCAGAACAGGGACGGATTTGTCATCGCGGAAGGCGGAGCTATTGTAATTCTGGAGTCCCTCTCCCATGCCCTGCGCAGAGATGCTGTCATCTATGGCGAGGTCACCGGATATGGCGCGAGTTCGGACGCTTATCATATGGTAGCCACCCATCCTGAGGGTGTAGGAGCCTACCAGGCGATGAAGCTGGCACTCAGCGAGGCCGGAATCACACCTGGGGAAGTAGATGTCATCAGCGCGCACGCGACCAGTACAATCGTCGGAGACCGTTCGGAGACTCTGGCTATTAAGAAGCTGTTCGGAGATCAAGCCTACCGGATTCCGGTCACGGCGAACAAATCGATGACCGGACATGCCCTCGGCGCAGCCGGCGGTCTGGAAGCTATTGCCCTGCTGCTGAGCCTGCAAGAAGGGCTCATCCCGCCGACGATTAATCTGGAGCAGCAGGGCGAAGCCTGCGATCTGGATTATGTCCCTAACGTAGCCCGCCAAGCGGACCTTAAGATCGGGATCTCCAATTCCTTTGGCTTCGGCGGCCACAACGCTGTAATCGTTCTGCGCAAGTATGAAGCATAA
- a CDS encoding helix-turn-helix transcriptional regulator: MSNQNRLQALSEFLKARRAAITPAAAGLPEGTRRRTPGLRREEVAQLSGVSSTWYTWLEQGRDIKVSPSVLDCIAAALQLTKDERSYLFALALENGPGVADYTQEEPSVIHPSLQKILQELKTCPTIISDRHCGIVGWNEAAAHVFLDFAKLAPQQRNMISLLFERKEFRRLAVNWEQFVRGYLSIFRAYYGQYLEDSWYDEFIAEMKERHPEFNHLWEESRVSSAPDVVLEFRHAKAGKMLFHLTSLQVQGAADLRCSIYTPAGETGTEAKLKQLMELK; this comes from the coding sequence ATGTCCAATCAGAACAGGCTTCAAGCATTATCGGAATTCCTGAAAGCAAGACGCGCTGCCATCACCCCGGCAGCGGCGGGGCTCCCGGAAGGCACACGCAGGCGGACGCCCGGGCTCCGGCGCGAGGAAGTGGCGCAGCTCTCCGGAGTAAGCAGCACCTGGTATACCTGGCTGGAGCAGGGGCGGGATATTAAAGTGTCTCCATCCGTTCTTGATTGTATTGCTGCAGCACTTCAACTGACGAAGGATGAGCGGAGTTACTTGTTCGCTCTGGCGCTGGAGAACGGACCGGGAGTCGCAGACTATACCCAAGAGGAGCCTTCGGTGATTCATCCGTCCCTGCAGAAGATATTGCAGGAGCTGAAGACCTGCCCGACAATCATCTCGGACCGGCACTGCGGTATTGTCGGCTGGAATGAGGCTGCGGCGCATGTATTTCTTGATTTCGCCAAACTGGCTCCACAGCAGCGCAATATGATCTCACTGCTGTTCGAGCGCAAGGAGTTCAGGCGGCTGGCGGTAAATTGGGAGCAGTTCGTCCGGGGATACTTATCGATCTTCCGCGCTTACTATGGGCAATACCTGGAGGACAGCTGGTACGATGAATTCATCGCGGAGATGAAGGAGCGGCATCCGGAATTCAATCATTTATGGGAAGAGAGCCGGGTCAGCTCCGCACCGGATGTTGTACTCGAATTCCGGCATGCCAAAGCCGGTAAAATGCTGTTCCATCTCACCTCCCTCCAAGTGCAAGGTGCAGCGGATCTGCGCTGCAGCATCTACACGCCAGCGGGTGAAACGGGTACAGAAGCCAAGCTGAAGCAGCTCATGGAGCTTAAGTAA
- a CDS encoding exodeoxyribonuclease III, whose amino-acid sequence MKLVSWNVNGLRACVNKGFNEYFREVDADIFCVQETKLQEGQIVLDHGEEYAQYWNYALKKGYSGTAVFTRIKPLSVRYGLEQETEDEGRIITLEFPDFYLVNVYTPNAKRDLSRLDYRMDWEDRFRTYLLKLDEHKPVVVCGDLNVAHQEIDLKNARSNRGNSGFTDEERGKMTTLLATGFVDTFRWFYPELEGAYSWWSYMPKVREKNVGWRIDYFLASERLTPRLLDAGIECNVLGSDHCPVVLHLADAAEA is encoded by the coding sequence ATGAAGCTGGTGTCCTGGAATGTTAACGGTCTGAGAGCTTGTGTGAATAAAGGGTTTAACGAGTATTTCCGGGAGGTTGACGCAGATATCTTCTGTGTGCAGGAAACGAAGCTCCAGGAAGGTCAGATTGTTCTGGATCACGGGGAGGAATATGCCCAGTACTGGAATTATGCGCTCAAAAAAGGATATTCGGGTACGGCTGTATTCACTAGAATCAAGCCGCTATCCGTACGATATGGACTGGAGCAGGAGACGGAGGATGAGGGGCGGATTATCACCTTGGAATTCCCGGATTTCTATCTGGTTAATGTATATACGCCGAATGCTAAGCGCGATTTGTCGAGACTGGACTACCGGATGGACTGGGAGGATCGGTTCCGCACCTACTTGCTGAAGCTGGATGAGCATAAACCGGTTGTGGTGTGCGGGGATCTGAATGTGGCGCATCAGGAGATTGACCTGAAGAATGCGAGATCGAACCGGGGGAATTCAGGCTTCACCGACGAAGAACGCGGCAAAATGACCACGCTGCTCGCAACCGGCTTCGTGGATACCTTCAGATGGTTCTATCCTGAGCTGGAGGGTGCCTACAGCTGGTGGTCTTACATGCCTAAGGTCAGAGAGAAGAATGTGGGCTGGCGGATCGATTATTTTCTCGCTTCAGAGCGCTTGACCCCGCGTCTGCTGGACGCCGGAATTGAATGTAATGTCCTTGGCAGCGATCATTGCCCGGTGGTCCTCCATCTGGCGGATGCGGCGGAAGCATAG